A part of Streptomyces sp. NBC_00557 genomic DNA contains:
- a CDS encoding ATP-binding cassette domain-containing protein, with protein sequence MDGADGVDVRAAGLGLKGPRGWAFRGVAVDAEPGSLIAIEGPSGSGRTCLLLTLTGRMKPTEGVATVGGFKLPRHMARLRRVSAVANVAGVTDLEPALTVGEHLRERALLQSRFGDSVRELLRPRAQRVHEARLRVDAALAAAGLDLETLPKGSRTAVRDLERPQELRLSIALALLGRPGLLGVDDIDTKLSDAERAELWTLLRSLTRAGTTVAAVCRTAPDDCVVVRTGAKDTAAVRGRGGTGGSGDAGTAAGARDADSGEQSPANGSTQVRDSDPKEDVDAHA encoded by the coding sequence GTGGACGGCGCGGACGGCGTGGACGTCAGGGCAGCGGGCCTGGGGCTCAAGGGGCCGCGGGGGTGGGCCTTCCGGGGCGTCGCCGTCGACGCGGAACCCGGCTCGCTCATCGCGATCGAGGGGCCGTCCGGCTCCGGCCGGACCTGTCTGCTGCTCACGCTCACCGGACGGATGAAGCCCACCGAGGGAGTGGCCACCGTCGGGGGCTTCAAACTTCCCCGGCACATGGCCCGGCTGCGCCGCGTCAGCGCGGTGGCCAACGTGGCGGGGGTGACCGATCTGGAGCCCGCGCTGACCGTCGGCGAGCACCTGCGGGAGCGGGCCCTGCTGCAGAGCCGCTTCGGCGACTCCGTCCGCGAGCTGCTGCGCCCCCGCGCCCAGCGCGTGCACGAGGCCCGGCTGCGCGTCGACGCTGCCCTCGCCGCCGCCGGGCTGGACCTCGAAACGCTGCCCAAGGGCTCCCGGACGGCCGTGCGCGACCTCGAGCGGCCCCAGGAGCTGCGCCTGTCCATCGCCCTGGCGCTGCTCGGCCGGCCCGGACTGCTCGGCGTCGACGACATCGACACCAAGCTCTCCGACGCCGAGCGCGCCGAACTGTGGACGCTGCTGCGCTCGCTCACGCGCGCGGGCACCACGGTGGCGGCCGTCTGCCGCACCGCACCCGACGACTGCGTGGTCGTACGGACCGGGGCGAAGGACACCGCGGCGGTGCGCGGCAGGGGCGGCACCGGCGGCTCGGGGGACGCCGGAACGGCGGCCGGGGCGAGAGACGCGGACAGCGGCGAGCAGAGCCCCGCGAACGGCAGCACCCAGGTCCGCGACAGTGATCCGAAGGAGGACGTCGATGCGCACGCCTAG